A window of Gossypium raimondii isolate GPD5lz chromosome 7, ASM2569854v1, whole genome shotgun sequence genomic DNA:
GTGATGTCTCTTTAGTGCCTACCTAAGGAGATGCTACTTATGTGCATCTCTACATATTGATGCGAGTCAATTTAAGAAGACGCAATCCTGACGTGTCTCAAGTCATTTGTTACCTTTGACATATTTTGTTGTAGTGAGAGTTGTGGGGATGAGTTAGAGGTCAGAGGTCATACGAGCACTATTGTTACATGTTGGTTATTTTCATGGTACATACTGTATGGTCCTTGTTCTGTGTTTTAGCTTATTTTGCCTTAACACTATTGTCCTTAAGGCTAGATGATAGTTAAGGTTATTTGTCTTTGAACAGAAGTCTTGGGTGATCAAATTTGGGCTAGTGGTACCTCGTGAGAGATGGGGTAGGGGTACCTTGCAAGGGGTCATTGCGAAGGGTCAAACACAAACTGTTTGTAGATCTGTCACATGCTCTGTGGTACTGTACGTGCTTTGTGGTAACGAGATATAACAAATTTGATCTCTAAACAATTCCTACCTTgtcccttacttaaaaaaaatataacttgaattattttaaaacttattaaataaatattaaaaaactgattgaataaataaataaattttttatttttaaaatttattaatgataaaattgaaattcataatttttgtatttatattaaatatgacatcactatcaaaatattatttctatcGGTCATTGActatataatttattgaaattcaatattaaaagtAGTAAAgtactttaaaattatattggtCCAAACCAGCAGAtcaaataaaaccaataaattcaaagttacataattttcttaaacttggaaattttcattgaaagaaaaattaccaaaaaccTAGAAAAATATTTCCTGCTATCACCTAAAAAAGTGTGTGAAGAATTTTGTTACAGTTGTCTTTAGATTTTGttggaatttttaaattttctgaaTAACTAATTATGATTGGGTTtggttttagtttaataaaatgagttttgttttatagtttttgaatattttgataaacTGTCAAgatctttttcaaaatatttttttaaaataaattttaaattatttcactattttaaataaaatgatttattttaatatcacaaaaattaaattaattatatattaaatgaaaacaGAATTCAATAATCATCCAAATACTTGTATTTGAATCAATTTTGATTTATGAAAGTCATTATTTGgatagaaaagaaaacttaaaattaaaatcccaaATAAGTAGAGGCATTTGCAAAGACAACCATCTGTCACCTCCTgtgaataaaaattatgagcataaaattataaaaataacatgacataaaattatgattaattgtataaaattgctaaacacacacacaagacatgaaatacatcatttaaaagaaaaaaaagagccTACATAATTGAATCccttgaaacaaataaattaagccAAAATTAGGGGAAGTCATAGATATTCCTAAAATagcaaaattgaaaagaagTCCAAGAAGTGGGGGCATTGATCTCATCttcgtaaataaaaaaacactgAAAATTCTTTTTAGTGAAGGGGAAAAGTAAATGAGAATTGAAAGAAGCTAAATTGAAGTGTTCCCAAAAATGTGGTGACGCGTGTCAAACAAGTGCCCCTCGTTTGAAAAGACCACTTCATCCTTCAACAGCTATTATATAAATCCCACCACCTACTCCCCCATTCATAGCCTCTCCCATCTCTTTCTTCATTCCATTCTCATTCTGTAACCATGCAACTCCAACTTTTCTTCCCATTTCCATCACCACCACCACTACCCCAAACTCCCACCCTTATTATTACATCAACTCtgttctcttctttcttcttcttcttcttggtgGTGCTGGTGCTGGTGCTGTTCTCTAGTCATCAAAGGCGACAACCCAAGGGTAAAATTCTGCCACCTGGTTCGATGGGTTGGCCTTATATTGGAGAGACTCTCAAGTTTTACACCCAGAATCCAGATTCCTTCTTTGCCAACCGACGAAGAAGGTGCACATAGAAACAAATACCACCTATGAAAAATGGAACACACAAGCTAATGATAGAAAACTctacctcttttttttttcttttctttttttataggTATGGGGATACATTCAAAACTCACATATTGGGGTGTCCCTGTGTGATGATTTCAAGCCCTGAGGCAGCAAGGATAGTTCTAGTGACAAAGGCTCATCTTTTCAAACCAACATATCCACCAAGCAAAGAGAAGATGATAGGGCCTGAGGCTCTATTCTTTCACCAAGGTGCCTATCATTCAAGGCTGAAGAAATTGGTACTGGCAGCCTTTTTACCTTCTGTAATTAGAGGTTCAGTTTCAGAGATTGAAcaaattgttttgaaatttctaCCAACTTGGGAGAATACCACAATTAACACTTTACAAGAAATGAAGAGAGTATGTCGGTTTCTTCTAACTAgtaaccatttttaattatcaccatttttattttttattttggttcttATTCGTTGGCATGCTCAGTACGCTTTTGATGTAGCAATGATTTCTGCCTTCGGCCATAAACGAGATTCAGAAATGAAAGGGATCAAGCAACTGTATCAATGCCTGGAAAAGGGTTACAATTCTATGCCACTAGATCTTCCAGGAACTCCTTTCCACAAAGCAATGAAGgtaatttcttttttccattCAGATTCTTTCAAGTTGAACTACCTCTCCATTCTAACGACTTCAATCACCTCGTCTGTTCTAAAAAAAAGGCTAGGAAGCAGTTGAATGAGACCCTGAGAAGATTGATACAAGAGAGAAGAGGAAATGAGAAAGCAGGAGGAGGAGGGTTGCTGGGAAATTTGTTGGGGGCCAAAAACCACAAGGTTGATCAACTCAGTGATTCCCAGATTGCTGATAATGTAATTGGAGTCATCTTTGCTGCTCATGACACCACTGCAAGTGTCTTAACATGGGTTTTAAAGTACTTGCATGACAATCGAGATTTACTAGAAGCTGTCAccgtaaattttcttttccttcctcgtatatgatattcaagttttaaataaaaaaagaggagCAGTCAAATCTTGTTTGTATATCCCAATAAATATACACATTCAATGTCAATCTATATCGCAGAGGGAACAAGATGGTATTCAACgtaaaataattgaagaaaaCCGCAGGCTTACGTGGGATGATACAAGGCACATGCCATTGACTACCAGGGTACATAATCATtttcacattaaattaaaagaaactcCATTTTAAGAAGgatcttaattaaataaactggATTTCAGGTGATTCAAGAGACACTAAGAAGATCAAGTATTCTATCATTCACGTTTAGAGAAGCAGTGGAAGATGTTGAGTTTGAAGGGTATTATATCCCAAAAGGTTGGAAAGTTCTTCCCCTCTTCAGAACCATTCACCATTGCGCTGATTTCTTTCCTCAACCCGAAAAATTCGACCCTTCAAGATTCGAGGTGAGTGAGTGACCCGCATTCAACTCCAATATTTGTTGACTTTACATATATCATTGccatgtttaaataaatttggaatCCCTGACCAAGATTCGTGAAGTGGGACATCCAATATCCGGTTTAGACAGAAATATAAGGTTAtcaatgaattatctaatttttcctGCTTTTGGTTCTGTCCTTTTTCGTGTTTTTAGTGTGTTCttgatgaaatttaaaagattcCGAGACACGTGAGTTGATTTCGTTGGCTAGTAACAGTGCAATTTGAACCTAAACTAGATTATTACATTGTCATCATATGTTAATGTTTTGTTGTGATGTTTGCAGGTGCCACTGAGACCCAACACGTTTATTCCTTTTGGCAATGGAGTTCACTCTTGTCCAGGCAGTGAACTGGCTAAGCTTGAGATGCTTGTTCTTCTTCACCACCTCACCACTAGTTACAGGTACCCatttattctctctttttcaccctgaattttttgtttaaccCTCCAATTGAAGAGCATAatcattctctctctctctctctctctctctctctctctctgaaaacataagatgaaaaataaagccacgtattttattgtttttcagGTCTACTCATAGTTGACTAAAACGGCGATTACATAGTTAAAGTGGTCCTCTTGCTTCCTTAGGCTCTAGAAATGGTCCTAATTGATTAGTACTTTTAGAGCATCTAAAGCTTCTgtttttttccaatttagtacgatgataaatttagctattaaaatttataattattttattaatttagttctattttttacttaaatttaatcattatttttcaaaaagagaaatcgtgtttttttaacaaaatattgtttaaaacattaatttttaatatcgTTGGTGCGACAATTGCATGACAATCCATGTGTGTTTTATGCTAACATAATATGTTTTGTCTTATATaccatattaataaataatttaaaatttataaaaataacaaataattcaaaatccaaaaaGTACATGTAGATTATCATGATGACTTTCacgtttaaaatttaacatgttaaTCAAGATTTCGTTAAAAACATCTTGACtctttttaaaaagttgataattaattttaacaatttttaaaagaaaattaaaattaaaatttaattaaaaaattaaattgaaaaaatttaagctaaatttaatattattcattCCAATTTTTGAACACCAAGTCGGTGGTACTTGTAAGTAAGACACATGttcataaatcatttaattgagcacCGAATTCTAAAGTGAGCTCAGCTCGACTCCACTCCAATATATCGTGGATATTTTCGGAGGTGGCTGTGGTAGCTTTCCAGCCAACAAAAGATTTGGCCTTACAGGTGGCTACCATGCGCAACATTGTTTGACCAGACACTACCAAACCTTTGGAAAACAAAAACCTCGTGTCGTGTTTGAGCCAAAACAATGTTTCGAAGGCATTATGTTTATCCAAATTCAGTTGTATGTCAACATGTCATGCTTCACATAGAAAACAATTGGGATTAGATAATAGTGAAGAAAGTATAATAATAgacaaatcaactagttttaaatttttaatgaagttACAGGAAGATATTAAGACATAGAAATGAAAACCAAGTTTGGTTTGTCGACAATCTAGAATACAAGAGTGGGACCCTGTATTAATCATCAGCTTATTGCAAAACATAATGGGACTCCGTCCATGTTTTTGAGACATATGTTTGTTTGCAGTCCACATCAGGGATTCAAAGCCAGTGAATCCTTGTAGTCTTGTCCTTCCTCGTATCTTGTAATATGATGAACATAAAAAAAGAGGGGACTCCCCTCTTGACTTTTGagttaaaagaagaaaatgacgGATTTTAGCCAGCTGGAAAGTCTCGATTAAATGGCTATAAGACATGCATGTAGGGTTTTGCAAGCTATTATGAACGTATGCATTCAGTGGCAACCTCTCTCATTTGAAACCACGGCTTTGATCTGCAAGTTTTGCGCCACACCATTTGTTAGTTTGTCGTTTTCTAACAAGATGATTTCAGTGCAtttttttgggacatgttgcaCAGTATGAAttgcttgtttattttgaaatggTTATCTACTAAACTTGGGATTATAGAAAGGAAAAGCTGCATGATGAGGATAACTATGAATAGTTAGCAAGTTcgaatttttaacaaatgttGCCATCAATGTTGTTTTCagtatatttttcttattgacAAATACGGAGATCTTGCAGCCGTTTTCATTGAAATATTTAGCCCTTCAAATTTTGACTGCAGGTGGCAAGTTGTGGGAGATGAAGATGGAATCCAATATGGTCCCTTTCCAGTGCCCAAACGGGGCTTACCTGTAAAGGTCACCCCCCTGCAAAAATAAACACTAGGATTTTAGGATTTGTACTCTATCAAGATTGAAAAGTCCTTCAATGGGAGCCAACACAGTTGCGAGTTAGCCCCCCTTGAAccttttttgttgttattgttgttgtaaAATTTGTCTTTGTAAAATCTTTCGTAATTGCTTAAAAAGATTTATTTAGATATGggttttcattttgtttttggtcATGGCTTATTCTGGTAAAGTAAATGTATGGtgtataaaaacaaaagaataagaaaaagagaaaaaaaagaaagtgagtGCAATGGTGCATTTGAAAGCAAGTTGGTTTGTTGCTGAAGATGGAATCTGTGT
This region includes:
- the LOC105791455 gene encoding abscisic acid 8'-hydroxylase 2 isoform X2, which encodes MQLQLFFPFPSPPPLPQTPTLIITSTLFSSFFFFFLVVLVLVLFSSHQRRQPKGKILPPGSMGWPYIGETLKFYTQNPDSFFANRRRRYGDTFKTHILGCPCVMISSPEAARIVLVTKAHLFKPTYPPSKEKMIGPEALFFHQGAYHSRLKKLVLAAFLPSVIRGSVSEIEQIVLKFLPTWENTTINTLQEMKRYAFDVAMISAFGHKRDSEMKGIKQLYQCLEKGYNSMPLDLPGTPFHKAMKARKQLNETLRRLIQERRGNEKAGGGGLLGNLLGAKNHKVDQLSDSQIADNVIGVIFAAHDTTASVLTWVLKYLHDNRDLLEAVTREQDGIQRKIIEENRRLTWDDTRHMPLTTRVIQETLRRSSILSFTFREAVEDVEFEGYYIPKGWKVLPLFRTIHHCADFFPQPEKFDPSRFEVPLRPNTFIPFGNGVHSCPGSELAKLEMLVLLHHLTTSYRSTHS
- the LOC105791455 gene encoding abscisic acid 8'-hydroxylase 2 isoform X1, which encodes MQLQLFFPFPSPPPLPQTPTLIITSTLFSSFFFFFLVVLVLVLFSSHQRRQPKGKILPPGSMGWPYIGETLKFYTQNPDSFFANRRRRYGDTFKTHILGCPCVMISSPEAARIVLVTKAHLFKPTYPPSKEKMIGPEALFFHQGAYHSRLKKLVLAAFLPSVIRGSVSEIEQIVLKFLPTWENTTINTLQEMKRYAFDVAMISAFGHKRDSEMKGIKQLYQCLEKGYNSMPLDLPGTPFHKAMKARKQLNETLRRLIQERRGNEKAGGGGLLGNLLGAKNHKVDQLSDSQIADNVIGVIFAAHDTTASVLTWVLKYLHDNRDLLEAVTREQDGIQRKIIEENRRLTWDDTRHMPLTTRVIQETLRRSSILSFTFREAVEDVEFEGYYIPKGWKVLPLFRTIHHCADFFPQPEKFDPSRFEVPLRPNTFIPFGNGVHSCPGSELAKLEMLVLLHHLTTSYRWQVVGDEDGIQYGPFPVPKRGLPVKVTPLQK